The following coding sequences are from one Carassius auratus strain Wakin chromosome 15, ASM336829v1, whole genome shotgun sequence window:
- the LOC113114759 gene encoding inward rectifier potassium channel 13-like — translation MTSTTSDQKDTSCPLMSKPHCQRLVSKDGRSLMRGSAPGCRETWFGALRDMWGTWLALRWRWVVLAFCSSFLLHWLLFAVLWYLLARVNGDLEVPDHNSPPPGHVLCVKHVTGFTAAFSFALETQLTIGYGTMYPNADCPTAIALLALQMLLGLMLEAFITGAFVAKFSRSQKRCGGILFSPQAVVCEVRGQRCLMFRVCNLLPRPLVDVCVSAVLYEESDNHELHQTAIEFSVDNLGSRPCPLFLSPLTFYHPLTPTSPLNSATSSKNFELVVFLTASQESTGSGYQKKTSYLPDEIQYGSCFTKVTSRHGKGRGKAESMRYFDTQPSPLTLPNTHTGDTLEKEHVSVQINGEGCDRLE, via the exons ATGACAAGCACCACCAGCGACCAAAAGGACACCTCCTGCCCCCTGATGTCCAAACCTCACTGTCAGCGGCTGGTCAGCAAGGACGGCCGGAGCCTGATGCGAGGCAGTGCCCCGGGCTGCAGAGAGACGTGGTTCGGGGCCCTGCGGGACATGTGGGGGACGTGGCTGGCGCTGCGCTGGCGTTGGGTGGTGCTGGCGTTCTGCAGTTCATTCCTCCTTCACTGGCTGCTGTTCGCGGTGTTGTGGTATCTGCTCGCCCGTGTCAACGGAGACCTGGAGGTGCCTGATCATAACTCTCCACCGCCTGGCCATGTGCTGTGTGTCAAACACGTGACGGGCTTCACCGCCGCCTTCTCTTTTGCCCTCGAGACACAGCTGACCATCGGGTACGGCACTATGTACCCTAACGCTGACTGTCCAACCGCCATAGCCCTGCTCGCCCTGCAGATGCTGCTGGGACTCATGCTGGAGGCCTTCATCACCG GTGCATTCGTTGCTAAATTCTCCCGCTCTCAAAAGCGCTGTGGTGGGATCCTGTTCAGTCCTCAGGCTGTAGtgtgtgaggtcagaggtcagcgttGCCTGATGTTCCGCGTCTGTAACCTGCTTCCACGGCCGCTGGTGGACGTGTGCGTGAGCGCCGTTCTCTACGAAGAAAGTGACAACCACGAACTCCACCAAACAGCGATAGAATTCAGTGTCGATAACCTGGGGTCACGACCTTGCCCACTTTTCCTGTCACCTCTGACCTTTTATCACCCTCTAACTCCAACCAGCCCTCTAAACAGCGCCACAAGCAGCAAAAACTTCGAGCTGGTGGTGTTCCTCACCGCTTCTCAGGAGAGCACAGGCTCCGGATACCAGAAGAAGACGTCGTACCTGCCCGACGAGATCCAGTACGGAAGCTGCTTCACCAAGGTGACCTCTCGACACGGAAAAGGCCGGGGGAAAGCCGAAAGCATGCGCTATTTTGACACGCAGCCCAGTCCTCTCacactcccaaacacacacaccggCGACACACTGGAGAAAGAGCACGTGTCGGTCCAGATCAACGGAGAAGGCTGTGACCGGCTGGAGTAG